Proteins encoded within one genomic window of Hevea brasiliensis isolate MT/VB/25A 57/8 chromosome 8, ASM3005281v1, whole genome shotgun sequence:
- the LOC131182350 gene encoding phosphoglycerate kinase, cytosolic-like, with translation MANDCIGEEVEKLVAELSDGGVLLLENVRFHKEEEKNDPEFSKKLAALADVYVNDAFGSAHRAHASTEGVAKYLKPSVAGFLMQKELDYLVGAVANPKKPFAAIVGGLKVSTKIGVIESLLGKVDILILGGGMMFTLYKAQGYSVGSSLVEEDKLDLATSLVEKAKAKGVSLLLPTDVVIADKFAADANSKMSLTWQQRFSKPTGLNIQRVRTAQEYRSLPLIANLPFEAFQYAQNVQSCG, from the exons ATGGCTAATGACTGTATTGGTGAGGAAGTTGAGAAACTGGTGGCTGAGCTCTCAGACGGAGGTGTCTTGCTTCTTGAGAATGTAAGGTTCCACAAGGAGGAGGAAAAGAATGATCCTGAATTCTCCAAGAAACTAGCTGCTCTTGCAGATGTCTACGTTAATGATGCATTTGGCAGTGCTCATAGAGCCCATGCATCAACAGAGGGTGTGGCTAAATACTTGAAACCTTCTGTTGCCGGTTTTCTTATGCAGAAG GAACTTGACTATCTTGTTGGAGCTGTGGCAAATCCTAAGAAGCCTTTTGCTGCAATTGTTGGTGGCTTAAAGGTATCAACCAAGATTGGAGTGATAGAATCCCTCCTGGGGAAGGTTGATATCCTCATATTGGGTGGAGGAATGATGTTTACTTTATACAAGGCACAAGGGTACTCAGTTGGGTCATCCCTTGTGGAGGAGGACAAACTTGATCTTGCAACTTCACTTGTTGAAAAAGCCAAGGCTAAGGGGGTATCTTTACTGCTGCCTACTGATGTGGTCATTGCTGACAAGTTTGCAGCTGATGCCAACAGCAAG ATGTCTCTCACATGGCAGCAAAGGTTTTCAAAGCCAACCGGTTTGAATATCCAGAGAGTGAGAACAGCACAAGAATATAGATCGCTCCCTTTGATTGCAAATCTGCCGTTTGAAGCATTTCAGTATGCCCAAAATGTCCAATCATGCGGTTGA
- the LOC131182349 gene encoding phosphoglycerate kinase, cytosolic-like isoform X1, which translates to MATKKSVSSLNDADLKGKGVFVRVDLNVPLDDNFNITDDTRIRAAVPTIKYLMDHGSKVILCTHLGRPKGVTPKYSLKPLVPRLSELLGVQVKMANDCIGEEVEKLVAELSDGGVLLLENVRFHKEEEKNDPEFSKKLAALADVYVNDAFGSAHRAHASTEGVAKYLKPSVAGFLMQKELDYLVGAVANPKKPFAAIVGGLKVSTKIGVIESLLGKVDILILGGGMMFTLYKAQGYSVGSSLVEEDKLDLATSLVEKAKAKGVSLLLPTDVVIADKFAADANSKMSLTWQQRFSKPTGLNIQRVRTAQEYRSLPLIANLPFEAFQYAQNVQSCG; encoded by the exons ATGGCTACAAAGAAGAGCGTTAGCAGTCTAAATGACGCAGATTTGAAGGGGAAGGGGGTGTTTGTGAGAGTGGATCTCAACGTCCCTTTGGATGATAACTTCAATATCACTGATGATACCAGGATCCGAGCTGCCGTTCCCACCATCAAGTACTTGATGGATCATGGCTCCAAAGTTATTCTTTGCACCCATTTG GGACGTCCAAAGGGTGTTACGCCCAAGTACAGCTTGAAGCCACTTGTACCTAGGCTATCTGAACTTCTTGGAGTCCAG GTTAAAATGGCTAATGACTGTATTGGTGAGGAAGTTGAGAAACTGGTGGCTGAGCTCTCAGACGGAGGTGTCTTGCTTCTTGAGAATGTAAGGTTCCACAAGGAGGAGGAAAAGAATGATCCTGAATTCTCCAAGAAACTAGCTGCTCTTGCAGATGTCTACGTTAATGATGCATTTGGCAGTGCTCATAGAGCCCATGCATCAACAGAGGGTGTGGCTAAATACTTGAAACCTTCTGTTGCCGGTTTTCTTATGCAGAAG GAACTTGACTATCTTGTTGGAGCTGTGGCAAATCCTAAGAAGCCTTTTGCTGCAATTGTTGGTGGCTTAAAGGTATCAACCAAGATTGGAGTGATAGAATCCCTCCTGGGGAAGGTTGATATCCTCATATTGGGTGGAGGAATGATGTTTACTTTATACAAGGCACAAGGGTACTCAGTTGGGTCATCCCTTGTGGAGGAGGACAAACTTGATCTTGCAACTTCACTTGTTGAAAAAGCCAAGGCTAAGGGGGTATCTTTACTGCTGCCTACTGATGTGGTCATTGCTGACAAGTTTGCAGCTGATGCCAACAGCAAG ATGTCTCTCACATGGCAGCAAAGGTTTTCAAAGCCAACCGGTTTGAATATCCAGAGAGTGAGAACAGCACAAGAATATAGATCGCTCCCTTTGATTGCAAATCTGCCGTTTGAAGCATTTCAGTATGCCCAAAATGTCCAATCATGCGGTTGA
- the LOC131182349 gene encoding phosphoglycerate kinase, cytosolic-like isoform X2, with amino-acid sequence MATKKSVSSLNDADLKGKGVFVRVDLNVPLDDNFNITDDTRIRAAVPTIKYLMDHGSKVILCTHLGRPKGVTPKYSLKPLVPRLSELLGVQVKMANDCIGEEVEKLVAELSDGGVLLLENVRFHKEEEKNDPEFSKKLAALADVYVNDAFGSAHRAHASTEGVAKYLKPSVAGFLMQKELDYLVGAVANPKKPFAAIVGGLKVSTKIGVIESLLGKVDILILGGGMMFTLYKAQGYSVGSSLVEEDKLDLATSLVEKAKAKGVSLLLPTDVVIADKFAADANSKQRFSKPTGLNIQRVRTAQEYRSLPLIANLPFEAFQYAQNVQSCG; translated from the exons ATGGCTACAAAGAAGAGCGTTAGCAGTCTAAATGACGCAGATTTGAAGGGGAAGGGGGTGTTTGTGAGAGTGGATCTCAACGTCCCTTTGGATGATAACTTCAATATCACTGATGATACCAGGATCCGAGCTGCCGTTCCCACCATCAAGTACTTGATGGATCATGGCTCCAAAGTTATTCTTTGCACCCATTTG GGACGTCCAAAGGGTGTTACGCCCAAGTACAGCTTGAAGCCACTTGTACCTAGGCTATCTGAACTTCTTGGAGTCCAG GTTAAAATGGCTAATGACTGTATTGGTGAGGAAGTTGAGAAACTGGTGGCTGAGCTCTCAGACGGAGGTGTCTTGCTTCTTGAGAATGTAAGGTTCCACAAGGAGGAGGAAAAGAATGATCCTGAATTCTCCAAGAAACTAGCTGCTCTTGCAGATGTCTACGTTAATGATGCATTTGGCAGTGCTCATAGAGCCCATGCATCAACAGAGGGTGTGGCTAAATACTTGAAACCTTCTGTTGCCGGTTTTCTTATGCAGAAG GAACTTGACTATCTTGTTGGAGCTGTGGCAAATCCTAAGAAGCCTTTTGCTGCAATTGTTGGTGGCTTAAAGGTATCAACCAAGATTGGAGTGATAGAATCCCTCCTGGGGAAGGTTGATATCCTCATATTGGGTGGAGGAATGATGTTTACTTTATACAAGGCACAAGGGTACTCAGTTGGGTCATCCCTTGTGGAGGAGGACAAACTTGATCTTGCAACTTCACTTGTTGAAAAAGCCAAGGCTAAGGGGGTATCTTTACTGCTGCCTACTGATGTGGTCATTGCTGACAAGTTTGCAGCTGATGCCAACAGCAAG CAAAGGTTTTCAAAGCCAACCGGTTTGAATATCCAGAGAGTGAGAACAGCACAAGAATATAGATCGCTCCCTTTGATTGCAAATCTGCCGTTTGAAGCATTTCAGTATGCCCAAAATGTCCAATCATGCGGTTGA
- the LOC131182541 gene encoding SAC3 family protein A-like, with product MFFRLYKTAPNLNICLMDLCVEKMRYKAVSCISRSYRPTVPVSYIAQVLGFSSTSEGNDQVSVGLEECVEWLRAHGACLTSDGNGEMQLDTKASSSSLYIPEPEDAVSHGDASLAVNDFLARTSL from the exons ATGTTCTTCAGATTATACAAGACAGCTCCTAACTTGAACATATGCCTCATGG ATCTCTGTGTTGAAAAGATGCGCTATAAGGCTGTAAGCTGCATATCCCGGTCATATCGCCCTACTGTGCCTGTTTCATACATTGCACAGGTTTTGGGCTTCTCCAGCACAAGTGAAGGAAATGACCAGGTCTCAGTTGGATTAGAGGAATGTGTAGAGTGGTTGAGAGCACATGGTGCATGCCTCACTTCAGACGGTAATGGAGAGATGCAGCTGGATACAAAG GCTTCATCTTCTAGTCTTTATATTCCAGAACCCGAGGATGCTGTGTCCCATGGAGATGCTAGTCTGGCTGTTAATGATTTTCTTGCACGGACATCCTTGTAG
- the LOC110648914 gene encoding receptor-like protein 46, translated as MDLSSNKLSGQVPTTFPLGIKVLVLSQNEFSHVLPQNLSNFNQLYYLDLRGNNIGGEIPNFLSQMSSLQMLNFRNNSFEGSISINLSSLSALQILDLSCNNNLSGIIPHTLGNLSGMVNHHDFSSSISSSIISQINIFPNTGFLIHAITVANQTVLLLRSLEVFWKKSKRSLPNKNLQLYAFFDLSNNQLSGEIPDSLGGLKNLKSVNLSQNKFFGRIPLSFGDLESLESLDLSHNNLFGEIPYTLANLFELSYLDLSKNKLEGCIPGGP; from the coding sequence ATGGATCTTTCATCCAATAAACTATCTGGTCAGGTCCCTACGACTTTTCCTTTGGGCATAAAAGTGCTTGTGTTAAGCCAAAATGAGTTTTCTCATGTCTTGCCTCAAAACCTCTCAAATTTCAACCAGCTTTATTACCTTGATCTCCGTGGCAACAACATTGGAGGTGAAATCCCAAATTTTCTCTCACAGATGTCTTCTCTTCAAATGTTGAATTTTAGAAATAATTCGTTCGAAggctcaatttcaattaatttatcaAGTCTTAGTGCTCTTCAAATACTTGATCTCTCTTGCAATAATAACCTTAGCGGAATAATCCCACATACTTTAGGAAATCTTTCGGGGATGGTCAATCATCATGACTTCTCATCAAGTATCTCTTCAAGCATCATAAGTCAAATTAATATCTTTCCTAACACTGGGTTTTTGATTCATGCAATTACGGTAGCAAATCAAACTGTTTTGTTATTGCGTAGTTTGGAAGTCTTCTGGAAGAAGTCAAAGCGAAGTCTACCAAATAAAAACCTTCAACTATACGCTTTTTTTGACTTGTCTAACAATCAATTATCAGGTGAAATTCCTGACAGTTTAGGTGGATTGAAAAATTTGAAGTCAGTGAACTTATCACAAAACAAATTCTTTGGAAGAATACCTTTGAGTTTTGGTGATTTGGAAAGCTTAGAAAGCTTGGATTTATCACACAACAATCTCTTTGGTGAAATTCCTTACAcattggcaaatctctttgagcTGAGTTACTTAGACTTGAGTAAAAATAAATTGGAGGGTTGCATACCAGGTGGTCCTTAG